Below is a genomic region from Pseudopipra pipra isolate bDixPip1 chromosome 6, bDixPip1.hap1, whole genome shotgun sequence.
TCTGATTCTGATGACTACTCTGAGCTGAGTAtagaagatgatgaagaaggaAAGGTGAAGGGAAAGGATGCATTATTCAGTTCTTCAAATTATAATCTGAAGCCCAAAATGTTTAAATGTCAGACTTGTGAAAAATCTTACATAGGAAAAGGAGGTTTAGCAAGACATTATAAACTTAACCCAGGCCATGGACAGCTGGAGTCTTCACCTCAAAAAATACCTCTAAATAAGCCTAATGGAAGTATATTTGTGGACAATGCCTGTGGAATAAGAGAGGAAAGGATGAGTCCAGCATATTTGGATTCAATTGCTGTCACTTTAAATCATCAAAATGCACTAGCTACCAATCTGGAAGAAACTGTTGATTcaaaggctggagaaaaggtAAAGTGTTACTTGGAAAAGCTGTCAGTTTTGTGGGAAGTAGAATGGCAGTTCTGCAGCCATATCATCTTGTTCTGCTCAGAAATATCCACCTATACACTACATTAAACAAATTTCCTGttgaaatgctttaaaaatcaaattgtcTCTTGCAGTTTGCAGGAATAGTACTCTTGCACAGACACCTACAACTGTTACTGCATACAGTTTTCACCTTGTCTGCATAAATACATTCTTCTCTGCATTTGGATAAGAACACTCTTACTCAGTTACAGCCTTTAGCATGACAGCAGGACATTATCTGCTCTATCAATTTCTGTTACTGCAATAGTGTCATCAcaaaaatctctttattttccaCACAGCAGTGGACTGCAGCTTTTCCTAGAGCAGGTGTTCAAAGCCTGGCTTTGAAACCTTGCATGCCAAATACTCTGGTGAAACTTGAGTCTCTGGGTTGGAAGCTACTTCAGctgcaaatttttttctgtgatgttttAAGCTGGTAACTTAAAAGtttctgttttaatatttaaatgacTCTTAACATCTTGCAGCAAGAGCTGATGCAGCTGCTGTCTAGGAAAAAGTACTCATTTAGAGTACACATTTATTACTTTAGTTTGTACTTATGAAGTTGCTctcaggaaagcaaaaatgtaCAGCTTATGTTGCCAGTGCAGCAACCCAACCTCCCCTCATCCTCTACACTAATCTATCATCTTTGGAAAAAGAGAACTGCAGAATACTGAAGTTTGCTCTTTGAAATATTGTAGAGTTGTTACTTCCCTATACAGTACTTATTTTACCCAGGATGATGAGGATTTAGAAAAGACTTAGTCTTGTATATTTTACTACTCCTGAATCCTAGATTGTGACTGTACCTGCTGCTTTTAACTAGCAAGTTCTACAAATGTGTTCTACACATTTGCACATAAACTCATTGATATGTTACAGGTTTTGGTCAAGTGAATACTTCCTAGAAAGAATAGCAGGATTATTAAAATTGTTACAATGATACAGACAGGAAGGCAATCAAGATCCCCACGCTCAACCTAGTCTGATGTCACATTTAGAACTAATTTAGTAACTTAATCCCTGGATAGAACTGACATAAATTTGCCATTTTTAGAGCTTTCCTAATCAGTAGAATAGTAGGGAGCTACTGAATGCTGAGATGCAAATGTACAGATTATGCAAAGAAGCCTGATATACCTCAGTACTATTATAAACTCCTTTCTTAAAAGATACTAGAACATTCTTAGAAATTCTATCTTGGAAGGGAAGATGTGTTCAGTAAGAAATTACTGCTttgaacagtaaaaaaaattgccCTGAAATCACAATAACTTAGCAACTCAAAAGtaccttttctgtttttatggGGTCTTGTAACAGGAGCTGCTTCTTAGCTGTGTTCCTTGGGAAGACTAAGAATTTTGAAATGTGGGAACTGGGCaatatattttgatatttaGTTGCTGGGCTTGTCAGTGTAAGAGTTCTTGTCTTTCCTATAAATTTTTTATGCTTTGACATGGTTAGAATAAAACCCAACTTACTCTTTGGGTATGTTTAACTGCTAAATAAGTTTTATTTCTACAACCTCTTTGAAGATGATGTATTTTACTTCAAAAATGTTAAATGTATTTAACTGACTTAAAACAGCTCTTTAATTATATTCCCATAATCTCTGTATTTTGGATGACATTTTGTGGATCAAAAATGCTAACTTTGCAAATAATGGCATGTATGTGTTGCAGAAGTAGCAGTCTTACTAATGTGCTGGATttattccacaacttttcttcGCAAGTTATGTTTGTATCcagctttgcatttttttaatatgctatTTATTGTTTGCATAGAAGACAAACTTAATTATAAAACTGTCTTCCTCAAAATAGTATTTAAAATGgtgaataaatacttttttctttcttttaattaagaCTTCAAAGACTGCAGAAAGCAGACAGTTGCTGGCAGAGCAACAAAATGAAACCAGTTCAGGACACCGGGGACCAGTAACTCCAAAGGGACCTGGAAGGCCCAGACGACCAAAGAGACGTGGTCGACCAAGGATGGGTGGAAGATCCAGGTGTTCTGGAAGGCTTAGCAGACCTGGTCAGTCCCCTTCAAAGTCACTTAGTAGTGTGTCAGCAGAACACAATGTATTCAGAAGAAAAGCTAGGTTAAAAGAGGTATGGTTCTCTTCTGCAATTACTTCACAAGTGTCTTCCCCctgccctcttttttttttccttttttttttttttaatcacttatTTTCAATGAATCATTTTCAAAAAAGATtttgttggaattttttttttacatacttGTGTACTGACAAGATGAAAGCCTAAGATGTcttctcagaagaaaacattaagttgtcttttaagaaaaaaaatacttccaacagaacagtggaaaaagagaaaatgggatGTCAGTCTGGAAAGGGGCTTTTGACATGTAGATGTACTCTTGCTATCCTTTTTCTGGAGAAGGAAAGTTAGTAGCCACTAATATGTATCTCCTCCAACACAGTAAAAATCACAAACTCAACTGGAGTTGAACAacatcaaaaaagaaaaaaaaaaccaaccaagtCCACAAAGAAGGTCTTGGGGGAGGATAGAATGGGGATTAAAATCCATGCAACTAACACAGTTCACTCTTTTGTTTCCTATGTGTTGTAGATCCTTTATGGCTACTAAAGCTACTGAGGTTGCTGTTCTCTCTATGAATTGGCAACATCTGTGGGGCTGAGTTTTGTCTGTAGATGAGTAGGAACTCTTCTGAGGTTTTCTAACTTATCCCGTTTTGGTGTTAGTTTGCATCTGCTCTCCAAGCTGCTTAAACATAGGGCgtatctttcagaaaaaaagtagtgATATGTTATATTCTGCAAATGGGATGCATAACCTGTGGGCTGCTTTTTCTTAATAAACTCATTCTGGCTTTTGACAGCTAATACAACAGTGTGATAATGAAGACTTAATGGAGCTGGCTCTCCCACGTCTTACAAAGCTTGTTACAGTGTATGAATTTCTGTTGATGAAGGTGAGTTTTTAtgtaaaaatgttaaattaCTTTTGGGACACTTTCATTAGTATACATTAAAAGATTCCTTTAGAGACATAATTGAATTTCCTAAGTTGGAACTGTGTGGCACGTAGATGTTCCACACATCACTTCAGTCTTACAGAGGCAAAACTCTGCTAGGTCTCAGCGCAAAGCCTTGCTTTTTGCTGCCTGGTTCAGTGGCATTTTGAACATTCCATAATCTTTTGACtttaatgtttctgttttaaaatgttgaacaaaacaaacttgacagattttaatttcatcttttttaaaatacaggagaaacgagcccttttttttttcccctcttatttCTAGGTTGAAAAAGGATATCCAGCCAAAGCTTACTTTCCAGATGTGTATAGGGAATTTGAAGACTTGCATAACATGGTAAAGAAAATGGCTTATGATCACCTCAGTAATTCTGATTCTGTGAGTTGCCAGCAGCCTGTTGAAATAAAAGATGCTAAGGTAATAAAGCACTGTGTGGAACCATGATTTTTTTTcgtttgtttgctttattttagatgcattgcatttttaattttctctgatAGGTTTTGTTGTGCTGGTgaatttatttgaagaaaacGTGATTTTTGATTAGCAAAAATAGACATTATTGTAAAAAGTCCAACAACTTaccaagaagaaataaagaagaataAACTAGAATTGTAGTTTTATGTCAGTGGATACAActagaaatagaaaaagcaaTTCTAGCAGTGCTGATACCTGCCTTGCATATCTAGGGTAGTATGAAGCTGCATGTTACTGAAAGGTGTATTTGGCATTAAGTGCTGATAAAAGTACATCCTGATGTTTGATAAGGAAGGAGGGtctatatttaaaataagtgaCCTTGATTTAAAGTGATAAGTAGTTTCATTGCAAAATGAGGACAAACTGAATGCATCTATGCAGTTCATAGTCATAACTAACAAATGTGAAAGGCAGTGAACACGTTAATAAAACTGCAGACTATTATTTTAGTGATTTCATATTTGTTGTTTGTGGAGCTGCATCTAGAAAGACAGATGGAACCTCTTTCTTGCTTCCCTTCTGTGTTAATGTGCATTCTTAATATAGAATGAtgctctttaaaaaagaaaaccaaaacaagactaaaccaaaacccaaaacaaccctACCTTGATAAGATGAAACATAGGAGTGGAATgtgaggagggggggaaaagaatCTTTAACCTACTCAGAGATACTCTAAACAGGAAgactttaaatgtttttttatatGATAGCCTCAACAACCTCAACAAACTCTGCTCTGAGTAACTCTCTCTGGATTCTATATATAACCATTGTACTCCTGATTCTTTTGAGTTTGCCTGTTAATAGTCACCTTCAAATGAAGGTCATGTATCAATGTGGAGGCTGGTAGAAAACAGGGGAGTCTAAATACTTGCAGTGAGCCTTGATGACTGTCAGGCTACACACTGTGTAGTTCTAGTTCAGTTTTAAGAGAACTAATCCATATTTCAGCATTTATGCATTCAGATTTGAGAGGTtaacttttacttttttccctatATCTGTTTTTAAAGGTTGCTGAATCACTGGGAATTACAGAAATACTCACTGGAGAACGAAAGACAGAAGGTGCAGACTCTTGTTCACAATGTGTAATTAAAATGGTTAGTGAGCAAGTGCCTGTGGAGATACTGGGACAAAAACGGTTAGCTGAGGTATGGAATACCTTTGtgaaaattaaaagtgaaaCTGAGACAAATTAAAACTTGttaaaacaaaatcatattAGTATTATCTGACTTGGGTTAAAGTATGGCTTTTGTGGTGTTCAGAAATACTTAAAGTACTTTCTACTGTGGTATCATAGCAGGGCCTATTAACTAGCACATTAAATATGTACTTTGGGAAGATACTTGGTAGCATTCAGGACAGAATCTCAAAGGCTTACAAGTAATGTCATGATATGAGGATGGAAGGATTTTGTGGAGGTTCTAGTAAATGGGGCCCCAGCAAATTCCAATAACTTGTGTTGGAGGAAATGGCCTAACCTACAGCAGGCTTGGACGTGGGAGAATTGGTTGCTGTGCTAATTGGTGGTAGATAGAGGGGCACAAAAACAGTTCCTTTCTTTCTGACGAGTCGCTTGACCAGCTTTAGTCTGTCTACAGTTCAGCTGTAGCAGAAAGCCGTGTTTGCTCTTCTTGGATATCACATCTCTGTGGTCTATCCCCTTAAATTATCTACTTTGTATTTAATCCAGAGTTGTTCGTGGTGGTAGATAAATAAGACTAgtgcttttttcattttctgcctgTGGTTAAATTTAAGAGCTGATCGTGTTTTTTTTCATGAACCAAACAATGCTGGGCAAGCTGTGCCTGTATTGAAGCTGGACAGAGCTTACAGCAGGTTTCATGGGTACAGCTAATCACAAAGGCTCGGGGAAATCCTTTAATGTTGAAGCAAGGCCAGATTATTTCAGCCAAGAATCAGAAGTAATTGGTGGCATTTTGGCAAAGTGTGACAGCTGTGTTTAAATCCTTACCTTTTAGGAAGACCTGTAGCATAAATCCTGTTTTCAAGCATCATCAGTTCAGCTGCCCCAAAGTGCTCCACAGTTAGTTTGTGATCTTTTCCAATATTGTCAACTGTTATGGTGGCAGCCAGTTAATCATCTCTTGTATTGACAGAACTCAGGGGAGGAACTGTTGCCACCAGCCAAGAGGACCAAGTTAGAAGACATAACGGAGAATGTGAATAATGCTTATGCCAGTCAAGatgaagtgaaagaaaagagtGGGAATTTGTGTACACTGTTTGAAAAAGATGGTAACCTCTTCACATTTACCAATTCTGTTCTGTTCATACAGGAGCTGAACAAGTCTCTTGTTCTTCAAGCTACCGTGGGTTTTGTCTTGGAAGTTTCTTTTCTTAACTTGTTCCCCAGGTCCTTCAAAAGCAGTAGTTTAACTGGAAAGGCCTCATGGATGATGCAGACCACAGCAGTAGTTCAATTCTGGATGCATGATAATCCAGTTATTGATACTACTGCAGTACTGTGAGCATGGTACTGTCCTCTGCTGTGtgcttcctgtccatcccatccctcatAGTGAGGATGGTGCCATGACCATTGAGTCAGctgtgggagagcagaggaagaggaagcagAGTGTGTGTCCTTCCTCCTTGGCTCAGCAGGCTGCAATAGCAGAATTACCAGAGCTTAGTGGATCTTGGGGGAGTGCTAGTGCAGGCTGCCCCTCAGATTGGCAGGGTAgcagtgaaaagaaagaaaatcttgaGTAAGATGTGTACATCAGTACCATCATCTTGCTTTGTAAATGCCTTTTTCTGGTGTTGCTGTAAGCAGCTTTGCTCTTGCCCTTTGCATGTCTTTCAGTCAggggtgttttttgtttcccccactcagtttgtttttctttctctgtatgACCATGCTTATTTCTTGCTgtactgtggtttttttctgggatatgagttttcaaaattttttttcacttgtatCTGCTAGTCAGGCTTTTGCTAGTCTACAGtgcaaaaagttaaaaatagtCCCTTCTGCACTGTTAGGCCTCCTTTGTTGTGCAGTGATATCTTTCAtaacaaaaaagccccaaaccaaccTACTTGTTCCTTTTGACCTGCAATAATAAAAACTGGCAGGTCATACTACTTCATCTTAGTAGTTATTGTGATCTGGCACTTGGTCCAGGTCAAGGAATTGGTAAAACACTGCATTTCTAGtgtttttttaccttttctgccACAGGAAGAaagtgctgctggggctgttaGCACAGTTAATTAATATGTAATAACTTGATGAAATGTCTGAATCCAGGATGAGCTTAATTATCAACAGAAATTTTATCAAGTTTAAATGCTTCTGTCAGCTTACTAATGGTGATGGGGATGAGCAGCTGACAAGTTTGTGCCCGGTGAAGTCTTTATCTTTTAATGTTACTGACTGCATGACAGATGGAAGACAATTGAGTTTGACTTTCAGACCAGGTTGTTTTCAGGATTAACAGAAAAACTGTGCTTTTTAATATATCTTACTATAGAAATACTGATAATATATCATTATGCAAAAATTCCTTAAGTATTTTTATACTGACTTTCTCATTGTTCTGTGGAACAGAACTTTCTCAAGTTCTGTGGAACTTGTAGGTGCTTCAGGTTTGCTAATTTGGGGGAAGAAAGCAGGGAAGTAGTCTAGCTTTCCCTCCAAAATTATTGCTGAAAAGTAGTTTTCTGGTCATGCAATATTAGATTGCCCAACAAAACTatatttctttccccttttcagGTTTTAATCCATTAAATGGAGAAATCCTGCTTTCAGAAGATAGGCATATCACTTGCTGCACAACTGGAAGTACATTACCAACAGCAGAGGAACATAATTCACTTGCTGATTCAGGAGTTAGCATCGCTGCTGAAAATTCAGGTACCTTCTCCCAGACCGTGGAAATGAGGATAGAATATTCCCAGCCTGTGAACATACAGGGACCAGATCTGGCGGGTGACGCATCCCTGGTGCACACTGAGGTCGTGCTGCCTGCTGAAGCAGATGGTTCACCAGAGCTGGTTCAAGGGCACTTTGTGAGCGAGAATGTGGTGGGTGGACTGGCAGCTCCGGAACTTTGCGGCTCCGTGTCGGAGCACGCGGGGGGCAGTCAGAGCACTGACTTACCAACGAGTGAGGAAAATGGCCACAATCAAAAATATCAGGAACTGCAAGAAGAAAACCCTAATTTTGCAATTAAAGAACATTCTGAGCAACTTCGTAATGTAGGTATGACTGACGAGATGCAGGAACTTGAAAAGGTTTTTTCAGCAAACGTTGTGCCAATAAACTACCCACGCAGTGCTCAGGCTGAGTCGCACCCAAACGCTGTCCAGGGAGCCTCCCTGTCTGCTCATGTGAACcatgaaaatgcttttaaaaaccaGACTGACTATTCTTGTGGGGCAGAGGAAGCACATGAGCTGGCGAATACAGTAACTGTAGATGAAACTGTAGCTTTTGAGATTTCCGATGAGAGCCATGATTTTTTGTCTCAGGGACACGAACAGATTTTTATTCAGACTTCAGATGGGCTTATCCTGTCTCATCCAGACACTGCTGTTTTGTCTCGGGCAGAGGGCATTGTTATTGTAACTGATTCCAGCGGTACTACAATGCACATTCGTACACCTGAGGGGATACCTTTGGAAACTGTGGAAGCACTACTGGCAATGGAGGCAGGTGGCCAAAGTGAAGATATTTTGCTCTCGCAAAGTGAATTGGAGCCATAAATTAGAAAAACCCTATAAGCTTTCTTCTGGAAAAGACTGattataaaatgtatatttttctaATGTGAATACTGAGATAATTGAAATTTAACTTATTTGTAAACTGTTTCTATGCCCTGTACTTTTTATAACTTATGTTTATATAAATCTAGCAGCATTGCAACCAAAAATTCTAGAATTAACATTGTTCTATTTGCTTTATATGTTGGGGATGGGTGGAAAGTAGAAATCTGTCAACCCTAAAATTGTTGCACTGTTCCCTTTTGTTACCTAATTCCTTCTCTCTCTAGCCATCTAAAAATACAGTAAGTTGTACTGCTGTTCAGCAGTGATGTGCTGTGTACTGGCAAGCTGTATATGGGTAAAATAAAAGCTATAtcaaaaatgtgcattttctgTGCCACTGAGATTACAAAACACTTTTTGGTATTGCAGTTTTTCGAAGTGTGAATATTCATTAGCATCTAGACTTGATGCACATAAATCTGCCTGGAAAAATGGGCAGTTTTAAGTATAATCCACAGTTGGGCATTACAGGAACAATGTGACAGCCTAGCTGATCCTTACTGAAATAACCATCCACAGAGTTAATGACAGAAATAGCCTCAAACAAGATCCGATTTGTACTGAACTGTTGGAAATGTATTTAAGTTTTGTGTAATGTTCATCCACACCTTTAAAAATTGCTGCTACTTAGACAAAAATGGGAAGGTGCATAAGTAGTGATCTGATTTTCCTTAATGAGGTACCAAATTCTCTTTTGCTTTAGTCTGCGATGGCCTATTTTTGTGAGACTGGTATTACAcgttttttctttcacattatGCATCCTTTGTCAGTTCTACCCTTTGACCTTCCTAGTAATTTCACACTGCCTTGCACTGTTTAATCATAATACAAAGGTATCCTTGACTCCCCGTTTCTCTAGGCAGGGAGAAAACTTGGCCAATCACTTAGCAATGGCTATCTCGTATTTTTGTCATACTTTCAATATGATCCTTAGATAATGTACTTTTGTGGAGACCTCCCAACAGCTTCTTGTCCAAGGCACTGTCTTGTCTTCCAAGAAGTTTTAAGAGGTGAAAAAGAACAGTGTTGAATGAGTACACATTACTGTAAATTGGTAACATATCCTTAAAATGTGTGTGTCACCTCATTACTAAATAAAGGAGGCTCCTGAGATAACTGGACAAATCCACTAAGGACCTTGATCTGCAGGAGAGCTGTTTTGTTGATAAATCAAATATGAACACGATTTTTTTTATGGTATTGTTACTGAAGAACAACACAAAAAATTGAGTCTAAACAGGAGAGAGAACAACTTAGAGGTGAAATAATCTGTTCTATGTCCCTTTAACATagctggtttggttttatttgtttggttgggttttctCTTGGTTGCCTAAGTAGAAGATGAATTTGATTAGTCAAAGCACTGCCTTTTAGGTGTGGTTGTGAAAGATGCTCTGTATTAATGAGCTCGTGTCTGGTGGTTGGCTTTATGGTGTAGtgtttgatttgggtttttcccCATCTTTGTTTTATTAGGAGGTGGTAATGGCCAGAGGATACAGACCTACCCTGTAAGTGAAGGTAGCATATAAAGCCAGATTCTGCTGGTCTTTCAAAGTCTTTGATTGCAGTGAGCAATTCTTTATTACACTCTTTTGTACTGGCTGTCTAATCACTACATCTGAAGGCTTCAAATATAACAATCAACTGCTTAGAGCTATAATGACAAAACATCTCTGCAATGATTTTGCAGTAATCTTCCCATGTCTGACAGCAATCAATAAGCAAGGGGGTCTGTGAATACGAAGACCTCTTCCTGAAGAGCTTATTTCCTCTAAGAAACGAGCAAACCACAATTTCCACCTGTGCAGAAAATGAATATTTGCTTCAATTCTGTCTTCCCTATTGATTTGCACATGCTGGGAAATACAATACACCTACTCCCATCTTAAAAGAACAATCCTATATGTGAACCAATCTTTTCtccttggaaaatatttttgaagtatgAAGGTGTTTCCATAGTGACACGGGTCTGGCCCTACTCAGATAAATTAAAGTGGCTGTTAAACTAGGTGGAACACTtgcactgaaaaataataaaacccaaCAAAGCTGTTCCTAACTGATTGTATTCTCCTTGAGCTACAGCAGAATTGCTTTTTAGACACTAGAAATTTGGGCTAAGAATAGAACTCTATTAGCTGTCAGAAAGAACCTCATTCAATACAGCAACACGTTGAGAAAACTTTACCAATTCATGTCTGTCTGTTCTGTTACTGCAGCAAACTTATCAAGCTTATGAGGTTTCAGCTTAGAGCCAGTTAAGTAAATGATGCTGCTTTTGCTATCAGTACAGAGGCAAATGAAAATCACTTGATATCAGTAGCAGTAATCCAAGGAAAAACTCACAGAGCCCTATGAGGTGGAGGAAACAATATAGGGCCCTGACTTGAAGGAGGTCTTCTATTTATTGAATAGATGCTTTCATGAAACATCTCTAagagaaaaagttaaaattaattaagagaaaagacatttttatatgACTGTGGAATGCTGAGTTGTACTAAATCTTCCCAGCGTGGTAGTTCAGGCTTGGATCACTCTTGAAGGGTGATGCGCCTAACACCACCAGactcaaaaccaaaccagaattTACACTATTGTCTACAACTGCATTTCAGAATCACATACCAAACTGTGTGGATCCTTTTGGATCCTGCCTTTTTTtgccttcctcttcttcacTTATGAAGCCAGTACAAAAGCACTCGTCCTGTTAAATCATGCAAAAGACCCCCCATGAAAGATCATGAAGTGTTGAAATTCTATGGCCAAAGGGACCTGTAGGTACTTCAGATTGTCAAGACTTGGAAAGAAGTAACATTCTTTGCTGTAGCTATCTATGTGCTTACTTCTTCCTGATTATAGGGGACTTAGCCTCCTACCTGTATCCTCTCTACTGCTCTTAAAATGGataaaacaacccaaaccagaCTGTCCCATGCAGAAACAGGAGTATCAGCTaagacaaaataataaatacaaacagagaaaaacttttttaatAAGTTTTACAAAAATTCAACTTACGTGGTAAGCCTTGCAATTTGCCATTTCAGTTTCATGTAAGCATCATTAGAAGCCAGCCATGTAACTTTTGGAATTCTAGCACTTTCTGTGTCCTGTCTCCAGCAGCATGGCTTCAAGTAGCAGTGTGCTGCTGTTCTCAATGTAAGGCTGGTATAACCATGATGATAAATGCACCATCAGCA
It encodes:
- the ZNF839 gene encoding zinc finger protein 839 isoform X1; the protein is MAAPGAGGAGAPPPPPPEDEPPGAALGAAAAAGREELLAVTEELVQSLSALEGGAAGSGAVLYLRADGSAAEGTGLLERLLESPGPPLPARPAAAPLAPAELRRVIEQVSKAQEQQKPLAAAAPPLQPCPAGGIMQNAARQLQSVAQQVALQQGRAAAAARLLPQKQLEAICVQVQPGQMKETERPMTSLAPVQSKTITLSQPVGRNSSMPGLGIINPQIIRIQPVSGTEQQQLFLHSSSESPVQLLMQRPLPSHGSVSVNKIPTSKMVNGQKATRAAASASRSPNTTVVAASSSTPCLEKKQKDDKLKKSLKVKTRSGRISRPPKYKAKDYKFIKMEDLADGHQSDSDDYSELSIEDDEEGKVKGKDALFSSSNYNLKPKMFKCQTCEKSYIGKGGLARHYKLNPGHGQLESSPQKIPLNKPNGSIFVDNACGIREERMSPAYLDSIAVTLNHQNALATNLEETVDSKAGEKTSKTAESRQLLAEQQNETSSGHRGPVTPKGPGRPRRPKRRGRPRMGGRSRCSGRLSRPGQSPSKSLSSVSAEHNVFRRKARLKELIQQCDNEDLMELALPRLTKLVTVYEFLLMKVEKGYPAKAYFPDVYREFEDLHNMVKKMAYDHLSNSDSVSCQQPVEIKDAKVAESLGITEILTGERKTEGADSCSQCVIKMVSEQVPVEILGQKRLAENSGEELLPPAKRTKLEDITENVNNAYASQDEVKEKSGNLCTLFEKDGFNPLNGEILLSEDRHITCCTTGSTLPTAEEHNSLADSGVSIAAENSGTFSQTVEMRIEYSQPVNIQGPDLAGDASLVHTEVVLPAEADGSPELVQGHFVSENVVGGLAAPELCGSVSEHAGGSQSTDLPTSEENGHNQKYQELQEENPNFAIKEHSEQLRNVGMTDEMQELEKVFSANVVPINYPRSAQAESHPNAVQGASLSAHVNHENAFKNQTDYSCGAEEAHELANTVTVDETVAFEISDESHDFLSQGHEQIFIQTSDGLILSHPDTAVLSRAEGIVIVTDSSGTTMHIRTPEGIPLETVEALLAMEAGGQSEDILLSQSELEP
- the ZNF839 gene encoding zinc finger protein 839 isoform X2, which translates into the protein MAAPGAGGAGAPPPPPPEDEPPGAALGAAAAAGREELLAVTEELVQSLSALEGGAAGSGAVLYLRADGSAAEGTGLLERLLESPGPPLPARPAAAPLAPAELRRVIEQVSKAQEQQKPLAAAAPPLQPCPAGGIMQNAARQLQSVAQQVALQQGRAAAAARLLPQKLEAICVQVQPGQMKETERPMTSLAPVQSKTITLSQPVGRNSSMPGLGIINPQIIRIQPVSGTEQQQLFLHSSSESPVQLLMQRPLPSHGSVSVNKIPTSKMVNGQKATRAAASASRSPNTTVVAASSSTPCLEKKQKDDKLKKSLKVKTRSGRISRPPKYKAKDYKFIKMEDLADGHQSDSDDYSELSIEDDEEGKVKGKDALFSSSNYNLKPKMFKCQTCEKSYIGKGGLARHYKLNPGHGQLESSPQKIPLNKPNGSIFVDNACGIREERMSPAYLDSIAVTLNHQNALATNLEETVDSKAGEKTSKTAESRQLLAEQQNETSSGHRGPVTPKGPGRPRRPKRRGRPRMGGRSRCSGRLSRPGQSPSKSLSSVSAEHNVFRRKARLKELIQQCDNEDLMELALPRLTKLVTVYEFLLMKVEKGYPAKAYFPDVYREFEDLHNMVKKMAYDHLSNSDSVSCQQPVEIKDAKVAESLGITEILTGERKTEGADSCSQCVIKMVSEQVPVEILGQKRLAENSGEELLPPAKRTKLEDITENVNNAYASQDEVKEKSGNLCTLFEKDGFNPLNGEILLSEDRHITCCTTGSTLPTAEEHNSLADSGVSIAAENSGTFSQTVEMRIEYSQPVNIQGPDLAGDASLVHTEVVLPAEADGSPELVQGHFVSENVVGGLAAPELCGSVSEHAGGSQSTDLPTSEENGHNQKYQELQEENPNFAIKEHSEQLRNVGMTDEMQELEKVFSANVVPINYPRSAQAESHPNAVQGASLSAHVNHENAFKNQTDYSCGAEEAHELANTVTVDETVAFEISDESHDFLSQGHEQIFIQTSDGLILSHPDTAVLSRAEGIVIVTDSSGTTMHIRTPEGIPLETVEALLAMEAGGQSEDILLSQSELEP